The Iamia sp. SCSIO 61187 genomic sequence CGACCGTCGAGGTGTCGATCGAGCCAGACCACGTCCGGGCCGTCATCATCGACGACGGCGTGGGCTTCGCCGTCGACGACGGGGTGCTGCGCTCACTGGGCCTGGCCGGGATGCGGGAACGTGCGCTGCTCGTCGACGGCAACCTGCAGATCACCTCAGCTCCGGGCGCAGGGACGTCGATCGTGGTGAAGGTGCCCCGTTGAGCGAGCCGACCCGGGTCGCACTGTGCGACGACCATGCGGTCGTGCGGAGCGGGCTGCGCCGCATCGTCGACGACGAGCCGGGCTTCGACGTCGTCGGCGAGGCCGGGTCGGCGGCAGAGGCGGTCGAGCTGGCCCGGGCGGAGCGACCCGATGTGTTCGTCATGGATCTCGGATTGCCCGGCACGAACGGCATCGAGGCGACGCGACAGGTACTCGTCGTCAGTCCGGCGACGGCGGTGCTGGTTCTGACCGTCCACGACGACGTCGCGTACCTGCGCAAGGCGTTCGACGCCGGAGCGCGCGGGTACCTCGTCAAGGACGCCGCCGACATCGAGCTGGTGCAGGCCATCAGCCAGGTCGCCCGCGGAGAGGAATACGTCCACCCGCGGCTGGGCGCTGCGCTGCTCGGCGCCGAGGCCACAGCCCGCATCGCCGGACCGGGCGGCGAGCTGTCCGGGCGGGAGGTCGAGGTGCTCCGCCTCGTCGCCCTCGGCAACACCAACGCCGAGATCGCCGCGGAGCTCTACGTGTCGGTCCGAACCGTCGAGTCCCACCGGGCGCACGTGCAGCAGAAGCTCGCCCTCAAGACCCGTGCGGATCTCGTCCGCTACGCGAGGGACCATGGGGTTCTCGAAGGCTTGCCCGACGCCGACGGGTAGCCGCGGGACCCCGCCGTCCGCTCTGCGCCATCAACCCTCGAGTGGATCAGCGGCCCGTCCGGATGACGCCGAGATCCGATGGTTCCATGGCGGGCGAGCGCCCACGACCGACGATGTCGGCGGGAACGGCCGGCCGTCGCGCCACCGGCGCGTCGACACATCCGCTTCGTGGAACCATCAGCCGGGGAGCAGGTTGATCCCATCGAATGCTCGGAAGAACGGCTCTGCGCCGAGGCCGACGAGCACCACGGCCCCGCCGGTGACGACGGCGGCGAGCCCAGCAGCGCGGCTGAGGACCGGGACCGGACCCGACGGTGCGTCGAAGTACATCGGGGCAAGCACGCGGACGTAGTACGCGATGGACACCACCGTGTTGAGGGCTCCCAGGACCGCGAGCCAGCCGTAGCCCGCGTCGATGGAGGCCGCGAACAAGCTCAGCTTGGCGGCGAAGCCAGCGAGTGGGGGCACGCCGATGAACGAGAGAAGCGTGATGGTCAGCGTGGCGGCCAGGAGCGGACGGGCACGTGCCAGACCTGCGTATGCGACACGGTCTGTGCGCCCCCGGAGCTGTACGACGACGCCGAAGGCAGCGACGTTGGCGAGCACGTAGGCGAGGAGGAAGTACAGCAGCGACGACAGGGCGAGCTCGCTGCGCTCCACAGCGACGATGGCGAGCAGTCCGTAGCCGGTCTGGGAGACCGATGACCAGCCCAGCAGGCGGCGCACGTCGTCCTGCCACAGCGCGGCCAGGTTGCCAAGCGTC encodes the following:
- a CDS encoding response regulator transcription factor, coding for MSEPTRVALCDDHAVVRSGLRRIVDDEPGFDVVGEAGSAAEAVELARAERPDVFVMDLGLPGTNGIEATRQVLVVSPATAVLVLTVHDDVAYLRKAFDAGARGYLVKDAADIELVQAISQVARGEEYVHPRLGAALLGAEATARIAGPGGELSGREVEVLRLVALGNTNAEIAAELYVSVRTVESHRAHVQQKLALKTRADLVRYARDHGVLEGLPDADG